From the genome of Nasonia vitripennis strain AsymCx chromosome 1, Nvit_psr_1.1, whole genome shotgun sequence, one region includes:
- the LOC116415958 gene encoding kelch-like protein 12 isoform X1: protein MRHSQAPGVDQNSADIAKENGNDTRSKSTQQSHDITMRDPHTFNAAFQNSKDVTIKAKNQKIDVHSYRILFIPYFIEIFATDDYKNMKTKIIIIKEDIDLKVMPNIIEYTNSKELHLTKKNVFNTLKAAKVLKVDNLVTDCYDFIGQLMQVDFKGVSQTNVFIDLDIESLENLFSNPKLRVNTKSIYNFIIKWVTHDYSNRKNKLGKLLGLIKELPADFINRSLYEKDIFRDLDFKSLRSVLSIYALNNNTAIIFNGIMKWVTIDYENRETDLAKLLDLIDMSNLSADYINRYLYHEENNCIGHYFRPLAYELHSRHFQSTINKTEDKQIIVIATVQAKSTSIVEYDPKRNEWSVVRKENYGDFYLVIVNEDKFYKFQRPRKKNQELSAVVKVYDFKTKIWEKLCKMNIARKFCGAVFVEGFLYAFGGYDIDNKIINSVERYSLESKQWEVMSPMIEERCAPAVIVFDDHIYVIGGRGRGSDSEDVYLDTIEVYDIKTNKWSKFEERMENKRSTCAAAVLNEKIYVCGGWYNEKALNFVEMFDTKLKRWKTVKPMNKAREQFLVVEIHGKLWAIGGCSKEEQLDATSDSSVEVYDFYKNSWSYVNTKCKLKTNPMYITGCLIKKKYY, encoded by the exons atgagACATTCTCAAGCGCCTGGTGTTGACCAAAATTCCGCAGACATTGCAAAAGAAAACGGTAATGATACAAGAAGTAAATCTACACAACAAAGCCATGATATTACTATGCGAGATCCTCATACTTTtaacgctgcctttcaaaattcaaaggACGTAACAATCAAG GCGAAGAACCAAAAAATCGATGTTCATTCATACAGAATTTTGTTTATACCTTATTTCATCGAGATTTTCGCAACAGATGACTACAAAAATATGAAAAccaaaatcataataataaaagaagatATTGATTTAAA agtCATgccaaatattattgaatacaCTAACTCAAAAGAATTACATCtgactaaaaaaaatgtatttaatacaTTAAAAGCTGCCAAAGTTCTAAAAGTAGATAATCTAGTTACTGattgttatgattttataGGACAATTGATGCAAGTAGATTTTAAAGGCGTATCGCAGACGAATGTTTTTATTGATCTCGACATTGAATCtttggaaaatttattttcaaatccAAAATTACGCGTAAATACAAAgtcaatttacaattttataataaaatgggTTACTCACGACTATAGCaaccgaaaaaataaattaggaaAATTACTTGGTCTGATTAAAGAATTACCTGCTGATTTCATAAATCGTTCTTTATATGAAAAAGACATTTTTCGTGATCTTGATTTTAAATCATTGAGAAGCGTACTGTCAATTTACGCATTAAACAATAATACAGCGATTATTTTTAATGGTATTATGAAATGGGTCACGATAGACTATGAAAACAGAGAGACTGATCTAGCGAAGTTACTAGATTTGATTGATATGAGTAATTTAAGCGCTGATTACATAAATCGTTATTTGTATCACGAAGAGAACAATTGTATCGGCCATTATTTTCG aCCTTTAGCTTATGAATTGCATTCAAGACACTTCCAATCAACGATTAACAAGACTGAGgataaacaaattattgtgATAGCGACAGTTCAAGCGAAGTCGACTTCGATTGTAGAATACGATCCCAAAAGAA aCGAGTGGTCTGTTGtcagaaaagaaaattacggcgatttttatttagttattgttaacgAAGATAAATTCTACAAATTTCAACGaccgaggaaaaaaaatcaggAGCTATCGGCAGTCGTCAAAGTTTACGATTTCAAAACTAAAATTTGGGAAAAGTTGTGCAAGATGAACATTGCACGAAA gTTTTGCGGTGCAGTTTTTGTTGAAGGCTTTTTGTACGCATTTGGCGGTTATGATATTgacaacaaaattattaatagtgTTGAAAGATATTCTTTGGAAAGTAAACAATGGGAAGTTATGTCACCCATGATAGAGGAGCGTTGCGCTCCTGCTGTCATAGTTTTTGACGATCACATCTACGTAATAGGCGGACGGGGACGTGGAAGCGACTCAGAAGATGTTTATTTGGATACG ATTGAAGTGTATGATATTAAAACGAACAAGTGGTCGAAGTTTGAAGAAAGAATGGAAAATAAGCGTTCGACTTGTGCAGCAGCAGTGTTGAACGAAAAAATTTACGTTTGTGGCGGATGGTATAATGAAAAAGCTCTAAATTTTGTGGAAATGTTTGATACCAAACTTAAAAG GTGGAAAACTGTAAAACCTATGAATAAAGCGAGGGAACAGTTTTTGGTTGTTGAAATTCATGGAAAACTTTGGGCTATTGGTGGATGTTCTAAGGAAGAACAACTAGATGCTACTTCTGATTCGTCAGTAGAGGTGTAcgatttctataaaaatagttGGTCATACGTAAATACGAAATGTAAGTTGAAGACGAATCCAATGTATATTACTGgttgtttaattaaaaaaaaatattactga
- the LOC116415958 gene encoding kelch-like protein 12 isoform X2 produces MRHSQAPGVDQNSADIAKENGNDTRSKSTQQSHDITMRDPHTFNAAFQNSKDVTIKAKNQKIDVHSYRILFIPYFIEIFATDDYKNMKTKIIIIKEDIDLKVMPNIIEYTNSKELHLTKKNVFNTLKAAKVLKVDNLVTDCYDFIGQLMQVDFKGVSQTNVFIDLDIESLENLFSNPKLRVNTKSIYNFIIKWVTHDYSNRKNKLGKLLGLIKELPADFINRSLYEKDIFRDLDFKSLRSVLSIYALNNNTAIIFNGIMKWVTIDYENRETDLAKLLDLIDMSNLSADYINRYLYHEENNCIGHYFRPLAYELHSRHFQSTINKTEDKQIIVIATVQAKSTSIVEYDPKRNEWSVVRKENYGDFYLVIVNEDKFYKFQRPRKKNQELSAVVKVYDFKTKIWEKLCKMNIARKFCGAVFVEGFLYAFGGYDIDNKIINSVERYSLESKQWEVMSPMIEERCAPAVIVFDDHIYVIGGRGRGSDSEDVYLDTIEVYDIKTNKWSKFEERMENKRSTCAAAVLNEKIYVCGGWYNEKALNFVEMFDTKLKRWKTVKPMNKAREQFLVVEIHGKLWAIGGCSKEEQLDATSDSSVEVYDFYKNSWSYVNTKCIE; encoded by the exons atgagACATTCTCAAGCGCCTGGTGTTGACCAAAATTCCGCAGACATTGCAAAAGAAAACGGTAATGATACAAGAAGTAAATCTACACAACAAAGCCATGATATTACTATGCGAGATCCTCATACTTTtaacgctgcctttcaaaattcaaaggACGTAACAATCAAG GCGAAGAACCAAAAAATCGATGTTCATTCATACAGAATTTTGTTTATACCTTATTTCATCGAGATTTTCGCAACAGATGACTACAAAAATATGAAAAccaaaatcataataataaaagaagatATTGATTTAAA agtCATgccaaatattattgaatacaCTAACTCAAAAGAATTACATCtgactaaaaaaaatgtatttaatacaTTAAAAGCTGCCAAAGTTCTAAAAGTAGATAATCTAGTTACTGattgttatgattttataGGACAATTGATGCAAGTAGATTTTAAAGGCGTATCGCAGACGAATGTTTTTATTGATCTCGACATTGAATCtttggaaaatttattttcaaatccAAAATTACGCGTAAATACAAAgtcaatttacaattttataataaaatgggTTACTCACGACTATAGCaaccgaaaaaataaattaggaaAATTACTTGGTCTGATTAAAGAATTACCTGCTGATTTCATAAATCGTTCTTTATATGAAAAAGACATTTTTCGTGATCTTGATTTTAAATCATTGAGAAGCGTACTGTCAATTTACGCATTAAACAATAATACAGCGATTATTTTTAATGGTATTATGAAATGGGTCACGATAGACTATGAAAACAGAGAGACTGATCTAGCGAAGTTACTAGATTTGATTGATATGAGTAATTTAAGCGCTGATTACATAAATCGTTATTTGTATCACGAAGAGAACAATTGTATCGGCCATTATTTTCG aCCTTTAGCTTATGAATTGCATTCAAGACACTTCCAATCAACGATTAACAAGACTGAGgataaacaaattattgtgATAGCGACAGTTCAAGCGAAGTCGACTTCGATTGTAGAATACGATCCCAAAAGAA aCGAGTGGTCTGTTGtcagaaaagaaaattacggcgatttttatttagttattgttaacgAAGATAAATTCTACAAATTTCAACGaccgaggaaaaaaaatcaggAGCTATCGGCAGTCGTCAAAGTTTACGATTTCAAAACTAAAATTTGGGAAAAGTTGTGCAAGATGAACATTGCACGAAA gTTTTGCGGTGCAGTTTTTGTTGAAGGCTTTTTGTACGCATTTGGCGGTTATGATATTgacaacaaaattattaatagtgTTGAAAGATATTCTTTGGAAAGTAAACAATGGGAAGTTATGTCACCCATGATAGAGGAGCGTTGCGCTCCTGCTGTCATAGTTTTTGACGATCACATCTACGTAATAGGCGGACGGGGACGTGGAAGCGACTCAGAAGATGTTTATTTGGATACG ATTGAAGTGTATGATATTAAAACGAACAAGTGGTCGAAGTTTGAAGAAAGAATGGAAAATAAGCGTTCGACTTGTGCAGCAGCAGTGTTGAACGAAAAAATTTACGTTTGTGGCGGATGGTATAATGAAAAAGCTCTAAATTTTGTGGAAATGTTTGATACCAAACTTAAAAG GTGGAAAACTGTAAAACCTATGAATAAAGCGAGGGAACAGTTTTTGGTTGTTGAAATTCATGGAAAACTTTGGGCTATTGGTGGATGTTCTAAGGAAGAACAACTAGATGCTACTTCTGATTCGTCAGTAGAGGTGTAcgatttctataaaaatagttGGTCATACGTAAATACGAAAT GTATTGAATAA
- the Or196 gene encoding odorant receptor 196, translated as MAYAEEPRENILESSTFLYSKSSLRVFGLWPYQEPKQRLICRTSTAVLIGSLLIPTICIVLEQWRNFDYVVLGLPSFLYYVEFVTKYMYLAANQKKLEQIFGHIKNDFDTRKDRKLEILKDYATETRLFNHIYAAYLIIVVVMFNLSFYQPHFLDLIMPLNESRPRPIPRLARYYVTSLDESFNFVVLHGLVIDWYSMIFFLGHDTLLVNCAQHACALFKIVINDIQDCLVVQKNDKADDEDQFYRRISNTIDLHKWALEYTAMVDKMYMYVNLCIIGVSLLAITLSQYQTAIHLDNTDLVIRYSFFSIGELVHILYFNWPGQRIRDHSLSIYQACYNCEWYRDDISYRCKKLLKLMMARSQLPSNLSAGKLYVLGYENFAQVLKASLSFFTVLLSVN; from the exons ATGGCATACGCGGAAGAGCCCAGAGAAAACATTCTGGAATCTTCGACCTTCCTCTACAGCAAAAGCTCTCTCCGAGTTTTCGGACTGTGGCCTTATCAGGAGCCAAAACAGAGGCTCATTTGTCGGACTTCTACAGCAGTGCTGATCGGATCTTTACTGATTCCCACC ATTTGCATTGTGCTCGAACAGTGGCGCAACTTCGATTACGTCGTTTTGGGTCTGCCTTCTTTTCTCTACTACGTGGAATTCGTCACCAAGTACATGTACTTGGCTGCCAATCAAAAAAAG TTGGAGCAAATTTTCGGCCACATCAAGAACGACTTCGATACACGAAAGGACAGAAAGTTGGAGATTCTGAAGGATTACGCGACGGAGACTAGGCTTTTCAACCACATTTATGCCG CATATTTGATCATAGTGGTCGTGATGTTCAACCTTTCGTTCTACCAGCCTCATTTTCTGGACCTCATCATGCCGCTGAACGAGTCACGTCCGAGGCCGATACCACGATTGGCCAGGTACTACGTAACCTCGCTGGACGAGAGTTTCAACTTTGTGGTCCTTCACGGTTTGGTCATAGACTGGTACAGCATGATATTCTTCCTCGGACATGATACCCTCTTGGTCAACTGCGCTCAGCACGCCTGCGCGCTTTTCAAAATCGTCAT AAACGATATTCAAGATTGTCTGGTGGTCCAGAAAAATGACAAAGCTGATGATGAAGATCAGTTCTACCGAAGAATCTCAAACACTATCGATCTGCACAAATGGGCTTTGGA ATACACAGCAATGGTGGATAAGATGTATATGTACGTCAATTTATGCATCATCGGCGTCTCTTTGCTGGCTATAACGCTGTCGCAGTATCAA ACTGCCATACATCTGGATAACACCGACTTGGTGATAAGGTATTCATTCTTCTCGATTGGTGAATTGGTTCACATCCTGTACTTCAACTGGCCCGGTCAGAGGATCCGAGATCACAGCTTATCAATCTATCAAGCATG TTACAACTGCGAATGGTATCGAGATGACATTTCCTATAGGTGCAAGAAACTACTGAAACTGATGATGGCCAGGAGCCAATTGCCTTCGAATTTGAGCGCTGGTAAGCTGTACGTTCTTGGCTACGAGAACTTTGCTCAG GTGTTGAAGGCTTCGCTGTCTTTCTTTACAGTGCTGTTATCGGTAAATTGA
- the LOC116415958 gene encoding kelch-like protein 28 isoform X3 has product MRHSQAPGVDQNSADIAKENGNDTRSKSTQQSHDITMRDPHTFNAAFQNSKDVTIKAKNQKIDVHSYRILFIPYFIEIFATDDYKNMKTKIIIIKEDIDLKVMPNIIEYTNSKELHLTKKNVFNTLKAAKVLKVDNLVTDCYDFIGQLMQVDFKGVSQTNVFIDLDIESLENLFSNPKLRVNTKSIYNFIIKWVTHDYSNRKNKLGKLLGLIKELPADFINRSLYEKDIFRDLDFKSLRSVLSIYALNNNTAIIFNGIMKWVTIDYENRETDLAKLLDLIDMSNLSADYINRYLYHEENNCIGHYFRPLAYELHSRHFQSTINKTEDKQIIVIATVQAKSTSIVEYDPKRNEWSVVRKENYGDFYLVIVNEDKFYKFQRPRKKNQELSAVVKVYDFKTKIWEKLCKMNIARKFCGAVFVEGFLYAFGGYDIDNKIINSVERYSLESKQWEVMSPMIEERCAPAVIVFDDHIYVIGGRGRGSDSEDVYLDTVCEN; this is encoded by the exons atgagACATTCTCAAGCGCCTGGTGTTGACCAAAATTCCGCAGACATTGCAAAAGAAAACGGTAATGATACAAGAAGTAAATCTACACAACAAAGCCATGATATTACTATGCGAGATCCTCATACTTTtaacgctgcctttcaaaattcaaaggACGTAACAATCAAG GCGAAGAACCAAAAAATCGATGTTCATTCATACAGAATTTTGTTTATACCTTATTTCATCGAGATTTTCGCAACAGATGACTACAAAAATATGAAAAccaaaatcataataataaaagaagatATTGATTTAAA agtCATgccaaatattattgaatacaCTAACTCAAAAGAATTACATCtgactaaaaaaaatgtatttaatacaTTAAAAGCTGCCAAAGTTCTAAAAGTAGATAATCTAGTTACTGattgttatgattttataGGACAATTGATGCAAGTAGATTTTAAAGGCGTATCGCAGACGAATGTTTTTATTGATCTCGACATTGAATCtttggaaaatttattttcaaatccAAAATTACGCGTAAATACAAAgtcaatttacaattttataataaaatgggTTACTCACGACTATAGCaaccgaaaaaataaattaggaaAATTACTTGGTCTGATTAAAGAATTACCTGCTGATTTCATAAATCGTTCTTTATATGAAAAAGACATTTTTCGTGATCTTGATTTTAAATCATTGAGAAGCGTACTGTCAATTTACGCATTAAACAATAATACAGCGATTATTTTTAATGGTATTATGAAATGGGTCACGATAGACTATGAAAACAGAGAGACTGATCTAGCGAAGTTACTAGATTTGATTGATATGAGTAATTTAAGCGCTGATTACATAAATCGTTATTTGTATCACGAAGAGAACAATTGTATCGGCCATTATTTTCG aCCTTTAGCTTATGAATTGCATTCAAGACACTTCCAATCAACGATTAACAAGACTGAGgataaacaaattattgtgATAGCGACAGTTCAAGCGAAGTCGACTTCGATTGTAGAATACGATCCCAAAAGAA aCGAGTGGTCTGTTGtcagaaaagaaaattacggcgatttttatttagttattgttaacgAAGATAAATTCTACAAATTTCAACGaccgaggaaaaaaaatcaggAGCTATCGGCAGTCGTCAAAGTTTACGATTTCAAAACTAAAATTTGGGAAAAGTTGTGCAAGATGAACATTGCACGAAA gTTTTGCGGTGCAGTTTTTGTTGAAGGCTTTTTGTACGCATTTGGCGGTTATGATATTgacaacaaaattattaatagtgTTGAAAGATATTCTTTGGAAAGTAAACAATGGGAAGTTATGTCACCCATGATAGAGGAGCGTTGCGCTCCTGCTGTCATAGTTTTTGACGATCACATCTACGTAATAGGCGGACGGGGACGTGGAAGCGACTCAGAAGATGTTTATTTGGATACGGTTTGCGAAA ATTGA
- the Or195 gene encoding odorant receptor 195 — MKMKDNVLDGPYYVYSKNNLSPFGMWPLQSYKKKVLLRTLIYLGCNSVFIPHVCKAYEVRNNFQYFFICIPSVIFYIHVMLKMACMILNEDKCKELFKQIKNDFEIYTGESLRILNKYAEQARKVNRVYVYYFMGTIVAYNTLAFMPLFLDFLVPLNETRPRIITKHMKYNIKRIENNYFVTTLHGYVFNILGMMVVVGFDSLLLSYTQHACALFQVVRNELKDTIDKHEIEVTSHAAKDANSRDVFYQEVVKVIIKHKHAIEFADLVESTYAVTNLLVIGITLGFITLVEFETVQHKDNRALGIRFAIITIVELLHILFHNYPGQRIKDHSLRVHQSCYDCEWYREGITDECKKLLSFMMLRSQKPSCLTGGGLYVLGMENYATILKASLSYFTFLSSV; from the exons ATGAAGATGAAAGACAACGTGCTTGACGGACCCTACTACGTTTACAGCAAAAACAACTTGAGCCCCTTTGGGATGTGGCCATTACAGAGCTATAAAAAAAAGGTGCTGCTTCGTACGTTAATATATTTGGGCTGCAATTCGGTTTTTATTCCTCAC GTTTGCAAAGCATATGAAGTACGTAATAATTTCCAAtacttttttatctgtattcCTAGCGTTATTTTTTACATCCACGTGATGCTAAAAATGGCCTGTATGATACTCAACGAAGATAAA TGCaaagaattgtttaaacaaatcaaGAATGATTTCGAAATTTATACAGGCGAGAGCTTGAGGATTCTTAACAAGTACGCTGAACAAGCACGTAAAGTTAATCGTGTCTATGTCT ATTACTTCATGGGTACAATAGTGGCATACAACACGTTGGCGTTCATGCCGTTGTTCCTGGATTTTCTCGTACCTCTGAATGAGACACGACCACGTATCATAACTAAACATATGAAATACAACATCAAGCGGATTGAGAACAATTATTTCGTTACGACGCTGCACGGCTACGTATTCAACATTCTCGGCATGATGGTCGTTGTAGGCTTTGACTCGCTGCTGCTAAGTTATACACAGCATGCTTGTGCCCTATTTCAAGTCGTGAG AAATGAGCTGAAAGATACCATCGACAAGCATGAGATCGAAGTCACTTCACATGCCGCAAAGGATGCTAATTCTCGAGATGTGTTCTACCAAGAGGTCGTCAAGGTCATTATCAAGCACAAGCACGCCATAGA ATTCGCGGATCTCGTAGAGTCGACTTATGCAGTGACTAACCTCCTCGTCATCGGCATAACATTAGGCTTTATAACATTGGTAGAATTTGAA ACTGTGCAGCATAAGGATAACCGCGCATTGGGGATCAGGTTCGCAATCATCACGATTGTTGAGCTACTCCATATTCTCTTTCATAACTATCCTGGACAAAGGATCAAGGATCACAGCTTGAGGGTTCATCAGTCGTG CTATGACTGCGAGTGGTACAGGGAGGGCATAACCGACGAGTGCAAGAAGCTTTTGAGCTTCATGATGCTGCGGAGTCAGAAGCCGAGTTGCTTGACTGGTGGTGGACTTTACGTTCTGGGAATGGAAAACTATGCAACG ATTCTCAAAGCATCCCTGTCGTACTTCACTTTCCTGTCATCCGTGTGA
- the Or5 gene encoding odorant receptor 5, whose protein sequence is MLGEKSHYAVQLNRLFLTPIGVWPIGRDAPLVQRLLKRLAIIGCYLLMSYLLVPTALHTFLEEPDPAIKLKLIGPMSFHLMAIGKYVSLVGRTEEISACFEHVEEDWKMYSDKNAKPELEMMKRNAKIGRFLIYLCAAFMYGGGFFYHMIMPLSVGRLVTKQVRAERYLQLVAENASTDNIDVEPVRVLSYPIYGLLAKLDYVTLLLVQFVAGFVLYTITIASCSLAAVFANHVCGQLEIVMSLLRDFVHDNEDNPRIYALADDAATVERSRSDKFAEIVQRHLRALNFASRVEKNLNAICFVEFIGCTLNICFLEYYFITEWENQNTVSTMTYCILLISFIFNIFIFCYIGELLTEQSKKIGEVTYAINWYTLSGKRAVDLIMIIMIASCYPARITAGKMVNLSLGSFCNVIKTSATYLNLLRTMML, encoded by the exons ATGCTCGGCGAAAAATCCCACTACGCGGTGCAGCTTAACCGACTCTTTCTAACGCCGATCGGTGTTTGGCCGATCGGTCGAGATGCGCCTCTGGTTCAGCGTTTGCTTAAGCGCCTGGCGATAATCGGCTGTTACTTGCTGATGAGCTATCTGCTCGTACCAACGGCCCTGCATACCTTTCTAGAGGAGCCCGACCCCGCCATCAAGCTCAAACTCATCGGACCCATGAGTTTCCATCTGATGGCGATCGGCAAGTACGTTTCGCTCGTCGGCAGAACTGAGGAGATTTCCGCTTGCTTCGAACACGTCGAGGAGGACTGGAAGATGTACAGCGACAAGAATGCGAAG CCAGAGCTCGAAATGATGAAGAGAAACGCGAAGATTGGGAGATTTCTCATTTATCTCTGCGCTGCCTTCATGTACGGCGGTGGCTTCTTCTACCACATGATAATGCCCCTGTCAGTTGGCAGACTGGTCACCAAACAAGTCAGGGCTGAACGGTACTTACAGCTTGTGGCAGAAAATGCCAGCACGGATAACATCGACGTTGAGCCTG tacgagtatTGTCCTATCCGATCTACGGACTACTTGCCAAGCTGGATTACGTGACCTTGTTGCTGGTTCAATTCGTGGCTGGTTTCGTCCTTTACACCATCACGATTGCGTCTTGTAGTCTGGCAGCAGTATTCGCCAACCATGTCTGCGGCCAATTGGAGATCGTCATGTCGCTGTTACGGGACTTCGTGCATGACAACGAAGATAATCCTCGTATTTACGCCTTAGCCGATGACGCTGCTACTGTTGAACGTTCCAGGAGTGACAAATTCGCGGAAATTGTCCAGCGACATCTTCGAGCGCTCAA cTTCGCATCGAGAGTGGAGAAAAATCTGAACGCTATCTGCTTTGTAGAGTTCATCGGTTGCACGCTGAATATATGCTTCCTCGAGTATTACTTTATCACG GAATGggaaaatcaaaatactgtGAGCACGATGACGTACTGCATTCTTCTTATATCCTTTATcttcaatattttcatattctGCTACATCGGTGAACTTCTTACTGAACAG AGTAAAAAGATAGGCGAGGTAACGTATGCGATCAACTGGTACACGTTGTCAGGTAAAAGAGCAGTAGACCTAATCATGATCATCATGATCGCAAGCTGTTATCCAGCCAGAATAACGGCTGGGAAAATGGTGAATCTATCTTTGGGAAGCTTTTGTAAC GTGATAAAAACATCAGCTACCTATTTGAATTTACTGAGGACTATGATGCTATAA